ATATTGTCGCCTTCCAGCGTGGCGGAGAACAGCAGGGTTTGCTTGCGCCAGCGCGTTTCAGCCGCGATGGTTTCGATATCCTGGGCAAAGCCCATATCGAGCATGCGGTCCGCTTCATCCAGCACCAGGGTTTCGACGGCGCGGCAGTCAAAGTTCTCTTCTTTGATGTACTGCAGCAGACGGCCGGTGGTCGCGACCACGATGTCCTGGTTTTCGCTGAACACTTCGGCATGGTTCATATAAGCCACGCCGCCGGTGATGGTGGCGATATCCAGATGGGTGTGTTTCGCCAGCTCACGCGCATGGTCGGCGACCTGCATCGCCAGCTCGCGGGTTGGGGTCACAATCAGGATGCGCGGTGGCCCGGATTTCTTACGCGGAAAATCAAGCAGGTGCTGCAACGCCGGTAACAGATACGCGGCGGTTTTCCCGGTCCCTGTAGGTGCCGAACCCAGAACGTCACGGCCCTCCAGCGCGGGCGGAATTGCAGCGGCCTGGATCACTGTTGGGCGCGTAAAGCCTTTTTCCTGCAACGCTTGTAGCAGGCTTTCGTCGAGTTCGAGTTCGGAAAATGTGGTTACTGTCATGGTCTACCTCAGTTTGGGGCGCTGATTATAGACAGATCAGACTGAATCTTCATCTGTTAATCCGTTTCGACTGCGCCTGGGGTTGTCTGCCGCGTGAATTCCCTCTGTCGTCACGTTACACTCATGCGCTGCCGTACGGCAGGAAAAAAACGATGGTAGTGACGAATGATGCAGGATAAGCCGCGTGAACGGCCACAGTTAAACAAGAACGGATTTACCTTTAAACAATTTTTTGTCGCGCACGATCGCTGTGCGATGAAAGTCGGCACCGATGCCATCCTGCTGGGGGCCTGGGCGCCGGTTGCCGGGGTAAGACGCATTCTGGATATTGGCAGCGGCAGCGGGCTGATCGCGCTGATGCTGGCACAGCGCACGCCGTCGCCGGTCGACATCGATGCGGTTGAGTTAGAACCGGAAGCGGCAGGGCAGGCGCTGGAAAATGCGCAGCAGTCGCCGTGGCCCGACCGCATTCAGGTGCATCAGCAGGATATCGCCGACTGGGCTGAGCAGTGCGATAAACGTTACTCGCTGATCGTCAGTAATCCCCCGTATTTCACGCCGGGTGTAGCCTGTTCTACTGCGGCTCGCGACAGCGCACGCGCAACGGCCTCGCTCGATCATCAGACGCTGTTACGCAGTGCCGCGTTGCTGATCGAAGAAGAGGGGATGTTCTGTGTGGTGCTGCCCACCGCCACCGGTCAGGAATTTATCGGGCTGGCGCAGGCGGATGGCTGGCATCTGCGTTTCCGGCTGGACGTGGCGGAATATGCCCATCGTCCGCCACACCGTGTCGTGCTTGGCCTGTCGCCGCAGGCCGGTGAGACGCTGCTGGAGCGCCTTGCTATCCGCGCGCCGGACACCCGTTATTCCGATGAGTGGTGCAGCCTGACGCGGGCGTTCTACCTCTTCATGTAGCCCGTCGGCGTCAGAATGGTCGGCAATGCCTCTGGCAATAAATCCGGATAGTCGCGGATATAGTGCAGGCCGCGACTCTCTTTCCGCTCCAGCGCACAGCGCACCATCAGGTCAGCGACCTGCACCAGATTGCGTAGCTCCAGCAGATTATTGGAGAGGCGGAAATGGTGATAATACTCATCGATCTCCTGCTGAAGCAGGTTGATTCGCCGCAACGCCCGTTCCAGCCGACGCGTGGTGCGTACGATGCCCATATAATCCCACATGAATAACCGCAGCTCGTGCCAGTTGTGCTGGATCACGACGCGCTCATCGGCGTCATCGACCTGACTTTCATCCCATGCAGGCAACGCAGTGACGGCTTCAATGGCGTGCAGGGTGCGGATCAGCTCCTCTGCCGCGGACCAGCCATAGACCAGACATTCCAGCAGTGAGTTGGATGCCATGCGGTTAGCGCCGTGCAGGCCGGTGTAACTCACCTCACCGATGGCATAGAGGCCACTGACGTCGGTCTGTCCATGCTGATCCACCACCACGCCACCACAGGTGTAATGTGCGGCAGGCACAATCGGGATCGGCTCTTTGGTGAGGTCAAAGCCAAAGGTCAGCAACTTCTCATAAATCATCGGGAAGTGCGCGCGAACAAACTCTTCAGGCTGGTGGCTGATATCCAGATACATACAGTCCACGCCCAGCCGTTTCATTTCATGATCGATGGCGCGGGCGACGATATCGCGCGGGGCCAGCTCGGCGCGCTCGTCAAAATCGGGCATGAAACGGCTGCCATCGGGACGCAATAGCCAGGCGCCTTCTCCGCGTAACGCTTCGGTTAACAGGAAATTCTGCGCCTGTGGATGAAACAGGCAGGTTGGGTGGAACTGATTAAATTCCAGATTGGCCACCCGGCAGCCCGCACGCCACGCCATCGCGATGCCGTCACCGGAGGCGATGTCGGGGTTGGTGGTATATTGATAGACTTTGGCGGCACCGCCGGTTGCGACGACGACGGCACGCGCCCGGCAGGTTTCAACCTGCTCGCGATTACGGTTCCAGATCCAGGCACCCACCACCCGGCGAGGACCAGGCAGGCCGATTTTATCTGAAAGGATCAGATCGACTGCGTTGGTGCGTTCCAGAATCCGGATGTTGGGATGGCTTAATGCCTGGCTCACCAGCGTGGTTTCTACCGCGTGGCCGGTGGCATCAGCGCTGTGCAGGATACGGCGATGACTGTGACCGCCTTCGCGGGTCAGGTGATAGCGCATATCGCCTGCCGCCTGCGGATCGAGATCAAAGGCGACGCCATTGTCGATCAGCCACTGCACGCAATGCCGGGCATTGCTGGCAATAAACGAGACCGCTTCACGGTCGCATAATCCCGCCCCGGCAATCAGCGTATCTTCGATGTGCGACTCAATGCTGTCTGTCTCATCAAATACCGCAGCAATACCGCCCTGCGCATACAGGGTTGAACCCTCATTGACCTGCGCTTTACTCAGAACGGTCACCTGATACTGTTTTGCCAGCCGTAACGCCAGCGACAGACCGGCGGCACCGCTGCCAACGATTAATACATCACACTCATAATCCGGGGTCACATTCATCATAATGTTTAATTTACTAAACAAGAATGCGTCTGAGCATAAGCGTAATGGGGGTTACTGTGAAGTATTTTAAACACCAGCCGCCGTTATTCGTCAGGGTATTTCTCAAAGTTACCTATAATCAGTGAGTTAAAATCCGGCCGCTTTGGGTGTGGTTTTTTATAGCAAACTTATTAAACCTAAAGGATTTAATGATGAAAAAGCTGTTGTCATAGGTTACTCTGCCTGCGATTTACGCTCCTTAAACTGAACGAAAACGAACAACCTGTGTAATGTCCATCGGAGCGGTAAATATCAGGGCGAGAAGTGAACTTCGCACCACATCACAACTCTAAGCGCATGCTTGCTCAGAACATGAGATGTGCTGGCAGTTACTTTTGCATATGAAAAATTTGGGGAGACATTACCTCGGATGAGCGAGCAGTTAACGGATCAGGTCCTTGTCGAGCGGGTTCAGAAGGGAGATCAAAAAGCGTTCAACTTACTGGTGATTCGTTACCAGCATAAAGTGGCGAGTTTGGTTTCACGCTATGTCCCCTCGGGCGACGTGCCTGATGTAGTACAGGAATCGTTTATTAAAGCGTATCGCGCACTGGACTCTTTCCGGGGCGATAGCGCGTTTTATACCTGGCTGTACCGCATTGCGGTAAACACAGCGAAAAATTACCTGGTTGCTCAGGGGCGTCGTCCGCCATCCAGCGATGTGGATGCGATTGATGCAGAAAATTTCGAAAGTGCGGGTGCATTAAAAGAAATTTCGAACCCTGAGAACTTAATGTTGTCTGACGAATTGAAACAAATTGTCTTTCGTACCATCGAGGCGCTACCTGAGGACTTGCGTATGGCAATCACCCTCAGGGAACTGGACGGTCTGAGTTATGAAGAGATCGCCGTCATTATGGATTGCCCGGTAGGCACTGTTCGATCACGTATCTTTCGTGCGCGAGAGGCCATTGATAACAAAGTTCAACCGCTTATCCAACGTTAGTGATAACGGCTACTGGAAGGGTACATAGGCATGCAGAAAGAAAAACTTTCCGCTTTAATGGATGGTGAGACCTTAGATAACGAGCTGTTTTCCGCCTTGTCTAAGGACGCAGAATTACAGAAAAGCTGGGCGAGCTATCATCTCATCCGCGACACCATGCGTGGTGATGTGGGCGATGTCCTGCATTTCGATATCTCTGCGCGCGTCGCTGCTGCCATCGAAAAAGAACCGCTGCGTACGGTCACCACG
This genomic window from Pantoea sp. Lij88 contains:
- a CDS encoding tRNA1(Val) (adenine(37)-N6)-methyltransferase, whose protein sequence is MMQDKPRERPQLNKNGFTFKQFFVAHDRCAMKVGTDAILLGAWAPVAGVRRILDIGSGSGLIALMLAQRTPSPVDIDAVELEPEAAGQALENAQQSPWPDRIQVHQQDIADWAEQCDKRYSLIVSNPPYFTPGVACSTAARDSARATASLDHQTLLRSAALLIEEEGMFCVVLPTATGQEFIGLAQADGWHLRFRLDVAEYAHRPPHRVVLGLSPQAGETLLERLAIRAPDTRYSDEWCSLTRAFYLFM
- the rpoE gene encoding RNA polymerase sigma factor RpoE, with the translated sequence MSEQLTDQVLVERVQKGDQKAFNLLVIRYQHKVASLVSRYVPSGDVPDVVQESFIKAYRALDSFRGDSAFYTWLYRIAVNTAKNYLVAQGRRPPSSDVDAIDAENFESAGALKEISNPENLMLSDELKQIVFRTIEALPEDLRMAITLRELDGLSYEEIAVIMDCPVGTVRSRIFRAREAIDNKVQPLIQR
- the nadB gene encoding L-aspartate oxidase, which codes for MNVTPDYECDVLIVGSGAAGLSLALRLAKQYQVTVLSKAQVNEGSTLYAQGGIAAVFDETDSIESHIEDTLIAGAGLCDREAVSFIASNARHCVQWLIDNGVAFDLDPQAAGDMRYHLTREGGHSHRRILHSADATGHAVETTLVSQALSHPNIRILERTNAVDLILSDKIGLPGPRRVVGAWIWNRNREQVETCRARAVVVATGGAAKVYQYTTNPDIASGDGIAMAWRAGCRVANLEFNQFHPTCLFHPQAQNFLLTEALRGEGAWLLRPDGSRFMPDFDERAELAPRDIVARAIDHEMKRLGVDCMYLDISHQPEEFVRAHFPMIYEKLLTFGFDLTKEPIPIVPAAHYTCGGVVVDQHGQTDVSGLYAIGEVSYTGLHGANRMASNSLLECLVYGWSAAEELIRTLHAIEAVTALPAWDESQVDDADERVVIQHNWHELRLFMWDYMGIVRTTRRLERALRRINLLQQEIDEYYHHFRLSNNLLELRNLVQVADLMVRCALERKESRGLHYIRDYPDLLPEALPTILTPTGYMKR